TAGCTTTCAAAGACCGTTTTTCTATTTTTCCAATTCAAATTGGTAAGTTGTCGTAGATACAAACGTTTCGCCCGGACGTAAAACCGTATTCCCAAAGTCATCGTGGTTGATAGCATCAGGGAATCCTTGTGTTTCAAGTGTTAGACCGGCATAGGCTTGAACCGCTTTGCCATTGACTTCAACACTAGCTGGGCCATTATGCATAAAAACAACGACAGATGGTTGGTCGGTTGTCATCACAATGCGGCGGCCATTTTCTTTATGGAAAATAACAGCATCGGGTCCTTCTGAATCGTGGTTCAACACAAATGGATGGTCTAGCCCTTTAACTGCTGTTGTTTGTGGGTGATCAGACTCTATTGCCTGTGCTAAAGGAGCCGCGTCTCTAAAGTCAAAAGGAGTTCCATCGACTGCAGGTAATTGGCCAGTTGGAATTGTTTTTTCATTCAATTCGATAAAATGGTCAGCCTTGATAAAGAGTGAGTGGTCCAAAATCGTTTGTTCAAGGTCTCCGTGCAAGTTAAAGTAAACATGGTTCGTTGGGTTAAATAAGGTTGGCTCGTCCGTTGTTGCCTTGTAACTAACAATCCACTCATTGTCTTCCGTTAGGGTGTAAGCCACTTCAACTGTTAATGTGCCGGGAAAATCATTAGCCCCAGCTGGGTCAACGTAAGAAAAAATAATCGCTGCGCGGTCGTCAGTTTGTTCCGTGCGATAGTTCCATAAAACCGCGTCTAGACCTTTAGGCCCGCCATGTAAATGGTTGCCACTTGTATTAACAGGTAGGGTATAGTCCTTGCCATCGAGGGTAAATTTACCATCAGCAATTCGTCCCGCAATTCGTCCAACCGTTGCACCATAAAAAGGACGGTGGTTAACGTAGTCGTCTAAGTTGTCTAAACCGATGACGATATTGTCGAACTGGCCATCTTTATCAGGAACAGTCCAATCAATAATGTGCGCCCCATAAGGGATGGCTGTGATGGACACGCCTTGGCTGTTTGTTAAGGTAATTGCATTAACGTCTTGATTGTTAAAAACGCCAAATAATTTCTCTTCAATCTTCATTCAAATTCCTGCCTTTCGCTTCACATGATGAATCTATTGTAACAGTTCTCATGGCCGATGGAATAATGAAATGTGGAAAATGGCGAGTGAATAAAAAATAATCTTATTTTACAGTAAAAATGCATGTTTATAGTGGTTTTGCTAAGATGAGAATATGATATAACAAAATTAGCTCGTCAATCCGTATAAAAAACCGCTATAATAATCGTATCAACACCACAAAAGGGGAGATTCTATGTTAAAAGTCGGCGTTATCGGCATCGGTAACATTGCGCAAAAGGCATATTTGCCTGTTATGGCAACCATGCATGACCAGGTAGAGTGGCATTTGTTTACGCGTAATCAAGATAAATTGGCTGCGGTCGGTAAACAACAGCAGTTTTCACATCTTCATCCATCCGTGGACAGTTTGATTGACGCAGGAATTGATGCAGCGTTTGTTCATGCGCCAACAGCGGTTCATTTTGACACCATTAAGCAGTTGCTAGAGGCTGATATTCATGTTTATGTGGACAAGCCAATTAGTGATCAGATTGCAGAAACAGAGGCTTTGGTTGCTCTTGCTAAGGAGAAAAATCTAATCCTGACTTGTGGTTTTAACCGTCGTTTTGCGCCGCATGTTCAAGCTTTAAAAGCTATTCCAGATAAGAAAATGATTCTTATTCAAAAAGACCGGGTGCAAAATTTTGAGGATGTTCGCTTTGCCATTTATGATTTGTTTATCCATATTTTGGATGCGGGGCTCTTTTTGCTAGATGATCCGATTGAATCCACACACTCAACCATTATTGGAAAAGAGGGGCAATTAAAGCGGATTGTTTTAACGATTCAAACGAAAGAAACGACTTGTATCGTTGCTATGAATTACGAAGCTGGCGCTAATCAAGAGGTTATGGAAGTGCAAAGTTTAGCGGGTATTCAGCGTGTCGTTGACTTGAATGAACGCCATATTAAAACACCGGCTGGCGAGCAAGTGATTCGCTTTGGCGATTGGGAAAATACACTCGTTAAAAGAGGCTTTGATGGTGTGATTCGTGAATTTATAACATCACTTTCAACGAAATTGAATCCGGTTTCGCTAGATAGCGCACTTGATTCTCACCGTCTATGTGAAAATTTAATAAATAATGCTTAATGAGTTTCATTTTATTCTTATTTAAGCTAGAATAATAAACAAATGGGTATCAAGGGGGAAAACAATGTTTGATCATATTGATGCATTAGCAGTTAACACAGTCCGTACACTTAGTATTGACGCGGTTCAGAAAGCAAATTCTGGACATCCAGGGTTACCAATGGGAGCGGCTCCAATGGCATACTCTCTATGGACTAAATTCTTGAAGGTAAACCCTAAAAATAGTTCTTGGGTAGATCGCGATCGTTTCGTTCTATCAGCAGGACATGGTTCAGCACTTTTATATAGTTTATTACATTTATCTGGTTATGATGTAAGTTTGGATGATTTGAAAAACTTCCGTCAATACGAAAGTAAAACACCAGGGCATCCAGAAGTTCATTACACAGACGGTGTTGAAGCAACAACTGGTCCATTAGGCCAAGGGATTGCAAACGCAGCTGGTATGGCGATGGCTGAAGCTCATTTAGCAGCAACTTACAACAAAGATAATTTCCCAATCGTTGACCACTTTACTTATTTCTTATGTGGCGATGGCGATTTGATGGAAGGTATTTCTCATGAAGCAGCAAGCTTAGCTGGTCATTTGAAATTAGGAAAATTAATTGGTCTTTATGACTCAAATGATATTTCTTTAGACGGTCCAACATCAAAAGCCTTTACTGAAGACGTGAAACAACGCTTTGAAGCATACGGCTGGCAACATATTCTTGTTAAAGATGGTAACGACCTTGAAGAAATTGCGAAAGCAATTGAAGAAGCTCAAGCTGAAACAGCTAAACCAACATTGATTGAAATTAAAACAGTTATTGGTTTCGGTGCCTCAAATGAAGGAACACATAAAGTACACGGCGCGCCACTAGGTGACGAAGGTGTTGCTTTTGCGAAAAATAACTACAAGTGGGACTTTGAAGCGTTCCATATTCCTGAAGAAGCTCAAGCTCGTTTCAATGAAACAATTGCTGCAAACGGCCAAGCTGCTGAAGAAGCATGGAATAACTTATTTGAAGCATACAAAGCAGAGTATCCTGAATTGGCTAAACAATTCGAAGATGCCTTTGCTGGTCGCCTACCTGAAGGCTGGGAAGACAAACTACCTGTTTACGAAGTAGGATCAGCTGATAAAGCAACTCGTGTAACAAGTAGTGAAGCAATCCAAGCTTTAGGCGAAGCAATTCCTTACTTCTGGGGTGGATCTGCCGACTTATCAAGCTCAAACAACACAATGAACCAAGCAGAAACAGACTACAGTGCTGAAAATTATGCTGGCCGTAACATTTGGTACGGTGTTCGTGAGTTCGCAATGGGTGCGATGATGAACGGTATTCTACTACATGGTGGTTCAAAAACTTATGCAGGTACATTCTTTGTCTTTACTGACTACTTACGTCCTGCAATGCGCTTAGCTGCCCTATCTCAATTAGGCGCAACTTACGTGATGACACATGACTCAGTAGCAGTTGGGGAAGATGGACCAACTCATGAGCCTGTTGAACAAATTTCAAGCTTCCGCGGTATGCCAAATATGAACTTAATTCGTCCAGCTGATGGTAACGAAGTGAGTGCAGCTTGGGCAGTAGCGGTTGAAACACATGACACACCAACATTACTTGTATTAACTCGCCAAAACTTACCAGTTCTTGAAGGAACAAAAGAAATGGCGCGCGAAGGCGTTCGTAAAGGTGCATACGTACTTTCACCTCAACAAGGTGAAACACCAGATGGTATCTTAATTGCAACTGGTTCCGAAGTAAGCCTAGCCATTGACGCTCAAGCAGCATTATTGGATGAAGGTGTTGACGTATCAGTCGTATCAATGCCAAGTGCATTCCTATTCGAACAACAAGATGACGCTTATAAAGCATCTGTTTTACCAAACAATGTCCGCAACCGTATGTCATTAGAGATGGGTGCAACATTAGGATGGGAACGTTATGTAGGACTTGACGGAATTGCTTACGGTATTGACCGTTGGGGAGCAAGTGGCG
This genomic interval from Jeotgalibaca arthritidis contains the following:
- a CDS encoding aldose epimerase family protein is translated as MKIEEKLFGVFNNQDVNAITLTNSQGVSITAIPYGAHIIDWTVPDKDGQFDNIVIGLDNLDDYVNHRPFYGATVGRIAGRIADGKFTLDGKDYTLPVNTSGNHLHGGPKGLDAVLWNYRTEQTDDRAAIIFSYVDPAGANDFPGTLTVEVAYTLTEDNEWIVSYKATTDEPTLFNPTNHVYFNLHGDLEQTILDHSLFIKADHFIELNEKTIPTGQLPAVDGTPFDFRDAAPLAQAIESDHPQTTAVKGLDHPFVLNHDSEGPDAVIFHKENGRRIVMTTDQPSVVVFMHNGPASVEVNGKAVQAYAGLTLETQGFPDAINHDDFGNTVLRPGETFVSTTTYQFELEK
- a CDS encoding Gfo/Idh/MocA family protein; translation: MLKVGVIGIGNIAQKAYLPVMATMHDQVEWHLFTRNQDKLAAVGKQQQFSHLHPSVDSLIDAGIDAAFVHAPTAVHFDTIKQLLEADIHVYVDKPISDQIAETEALVALAKEKNLILTCGFNRRFAPHVQALKAIPDKKMILIQKDRVQNFEDVRFAIYDLFIHILDAGLFLLDDPIESTHSTIIGKEGQLKRIVLTIQTKETTCIVAMNYEAGANQEVMEVQSLAGIQRVVDLNERHIKTPAGEQVIRFGDWENTLVKRGFDGVIREFITSLSTKLNPVSLDSALDSHRLCENLINNA
- the tkt gene encoding transketolase, translating into MFDHIDALAVNTVRTLSIDAVQKANSGHPGLPMGAAPMAYSLWTKFLKVNPKNSSWVDRDRFVLSAGHGSALLYSLLHLSGYDVSLDDLKNFRQYESKTPGHPEVHYTDGVEATTGPLGQGIANAAGMAMAEAHLAATYNKDNFPIVDHFTYFLCGDGDLMEGISHEAASLAGHLKLGKLIGLYDSNDISLDGPTSKAFTEDVKQRFEAYGWQHILVKDGNDLEEIAKAIEEAQAETAKPTLIEIKTVIGFGASNEGTHKVHGAPLGDEGVAFAKNNYKWDFEAFHIPEEAQARFNETIAANGQAAEEAWNNLFEAYKAEYPELAKQFEDAFAGRLPEGWEDKLPVYEVGSADKATRVTSSEAIQALGEAIPYFWGGSADLSSSNNTMNQAETDYSAENYAGRNIWYGVREFAMGAMMNGILLHGGSKTYAGTFFVFTDYLRPAMRLAALSQLGATYVMTHDSVAVGEDGPTHEPVEQISSFRGMPNMNLIRPADGNEVSAAWAVAVETHDTPTLLVLTRQNLPVLEGTKEMAREGVRKGAYVLSPQQGETPDGILIATGSEVSLAIDAQAALLDEGVDVSVVSMPSAFLFEQQDDAYKASVLPNNVRNRMSLEMGATLGWERYVGLDGIAYGIDRWGASGAGNTVVSKLGFTADQVVNTYLAKFK